One genomic region from Mastacembelus armatus chromosome 21, fMasArm1.2, whole genome shotgun sequence encodes:
- the LOC113123461 gene encoding cystathionine beta-synthase-like isoform X1: MMNPDITRNQKSVAGEAESGTSGHMLCEHGEVDCLKVQDQSCPDSGEKSESELEKQEVTADQMNWIRPDVPSRCTWRLGAPISESPHSHPEHTKPPTILPNILWKFGHTPLVRLNKIPKEFGLKCEVLAKCEFFNPGGSIKDRIALRMVEDAERAGTLKPGDTLIVPTSGNTGIGLALIAAVKGYRCIITMPERMSMEKVDVLKALGAEIVRTPTSAAFDSPESHIATAWRLKNEIPNSHVFDQYRSASNPLAHYDTTAEEILEQCDGKLDMLVAGAGTGGTLTGLARKLKERCPNVKIVAVDPEGSILSGSEQKRKEKVVQEVEGIGQCFVPTALDISVVDIWHKTTDLETFTMARKLIREEGLLCGGSSGAAMAAVVKMAQQLKEGQRCVVIMVDSVRNYMSKFLSDKWMCEKGFLSLEAEVDSKPWWWNLPVQSLPLCAPLTVLPTVSCQKTTELLNEKAFDQAPVIDESGAILGMVTLRTILSSVSAGKVKPSDAVSKVLCKTFKQVHLTDNLGKLSRILETDNFVLVVHDHTQNCADGSAPQKQMVFGVVTAIDILNYITPREKQDGSSSLSDNVSL, from the exons ATGATGAATCCAGATATCACAAGGAATCAAAAGTCTGTGGCTGGGGAAGCTGAAAGTGGCACCAGTGGTCACATGTTATGTGAACATGGAGAAGTGGACTGTCTTAAGGTTCAGGATCAATCCTGCCCCGACAGTGGTGAAAAGAGTGAGAGTGAGCTGGAGAAGCAAGAAGTGACGGCTGATCAGATGAACTGGATTCGCCCTGATGTGCCAAGCAGATGTACGTGGAGGCTGGGTGCACCGATTTCAGAGTCACCTCATAGTCACCCAGAACA CACCAAGCCCCCGACCATCCTCCCCAACATCCTTTGGAAATTTGGACATACCCCTCTGGTCCGTTTGAACAAAATCCCAAAGGAGTTTGGGCTCAAGTGTGAAGTTT TGGCCAAATGTGAGTTCTTCAATCCTGGAGGAAGCATAAAAGACAGGATCGCACTGAGGATGGTGGAAGATGCTGAGAGAGCTGGGACCCTCAAACCAGGAGACACACTCATTGTTCCCACCTCTGGAAACACAG GTATTGGCCTCGCCCTCATAGCTGCAGTAAAAGGCTACCGCTGCATTATCACCATGCCTGAGAGGATGAGCATGGAAAAG GTGGACGTGCTGAAAGCTCTTGGTGCAGAAATAGTACGAACaccaacatctgcagcttttgattcACCAGAATCTCACATAGCTACAGCTTGGCGTCTAAAGAATGAGATCCCCAACTCACACGTCTTCGACCAATATCGTAGTGCCAGCAACCCCCTGGCTCACTATGACACCACTGCTGAGGAGATACTGGAGCAGTGTGATG GTAAACTGGACATGTTGGTAGCTGGAGCAGGCACAGGTGGTACACTCACAGGTCTTGCTCGGAAGTTAAAGGAGAGATGCCCCAATGTGAAG ATTGTTGCTGTGGACCCTGAAGGCTCCATTCTTTCGGGATCAGAACAGAAACGCAAAGAAAAGGTCGTGCAGGAAGTAGAGGGCATTGGACAATGTTTTGTTCCCACTGCGTTGGACATATCT GTTGTTGACATTTGGCATAAAACAACAGATTTGGAGACGTTCACTATGGCACGAAAGCTGATCAGAGAGGAGGGTCTTCTGTGTG GTGGCAGCTCTGGTGCTGCCATGGCAGCAGTGGTGAAAATGGCTCAGCAGCTTAAGGAGGGACAGCGCTGTGTGGTGATCATGGTCGACTCTGTCCGAAACTACAT GTCAAAGTTCCTGAGTGATAAGTGGATGTGTGAGAAGGGCTTCCTGAGTCTGGAGGCTGAGGTGGACTCCAAGCCCTG GTGGTGGAACCTGCCTGTCCAGAGTTTACCCCTGTGTGCCCCCCTCACTGTCTTACCCACTGTGTCCTGCCAGAAAACCACTGAGCTCCTGAATGAGAAAGCGTTTGACCAGGCCCCTGTCATTGATGAATCAGG TGCGATCCTGGGGATGGTGACTCTGAGAACcattctgtcctctgtgtcagCTGGGAAGGTCAAGCCCTCAGATGCTGTCAGCAAGGTGCTCTGCAAGACTTTCAAACAG GTGCACCTGACAGACAACCTGGGGAAGCTGTCCCGTATCCTCGAAACAGACAACTTTGTCCTGGTGGTCCATGATCACACCCAGA ATTGTGCTGATGGGTCAGCTCCACAGAAACAGATGGTGTTTGGTGTCGTGACAGCGATTGACATCCTCAACTATATCACCCCACGTGAGAAGCAGGATGGCTCCAGTTCACTGTCGGACAACGTGTCTCTGtga
- the u2af1 gene encoding splicing factor U2AF 35 kDa subunit: MAEYLASIFGTEKDKVNCSFYFKIGACRHGDRCSRLHNKPTFSQTIALLNIYRNPQNSAQSADGLTCAISDMEMQEHYDEFFEEVFTEMEEKYGEVEEMNVCDNLGDHLVGNVYVKFRYEEDAEKAVIDLNNRWFNGQPIHAELSPVTDFREACCRQYEMGECTRGGFCNFMHLKPISRELRRELYGRRRKSRHRSRSRERRSRSRDRGRGGGGGGGGGGGRDHERRRSRDRERSGRF, translated from the exons ATGGCAGAATACCTGGCGTCCATCTTTGGGACAGAGAAAGATAA ggtaAACTGctccttttattttaaaattggtgCCTGTCGACATGGAGACCGGTGCTCCAGATTACACAACAAGCCGACCTTCAGTCAG ACAATTGCTCTCCTGAACATTTACCGGAACCCTCAAAACAGTGCCCAGTCTGCTGATGGTCTGACAT GTGCCATCAGTGACATGGAGATGCAGGAGCACTATGATGAGTTTTTTGAG GAGGTCTTCACAGAGATGGAAGAAAAATATGGAGAGGTGGAGGAAATGAACGTATGTGACAACCTCGGAGACCACCTAGTAGGGAATGTTTATGTGAAG TTCCGTTATGAAGAGGATGCTGAGAAGGCTGTGATTGATCTGAATAATCGTTGGTTTAATGGACAACCCATCCATGCCGAGCTCTCGCCTGTCACAGACTTTAGAGAAGCCTGCTGTCGCCAGTATGAAATGGG AGAATGCACTCGTGGCGGCTTCTGTAACTTCATGCATCTGAAGCCCATTTCACGTGAGCTCAGGAGAGAGCTCTATGGGCGCCGGAGGAAGAG CCGTCATAGGTCTCGGTCGAGAGAGAGACGCTCTCGCTCACGGGACAGAGgtagaggaggtggaggtggaggtggaggtggaggtggccGTGACCATGAGAGACGTCGctccagagacagagagcgTTCAGGACGATTCTGA
- the LOC113123461 gene encoding cystathionine beta-synthase-like isoform X2, whose protein sequence is MLCEHGEVDCLKVQDQSCPDSGEKSESELEKQEVTADQMNWIRPDVPSRCTWRLGAPISESPHSHPEHTKPPTILPNILWKFGHTPLVRLNKIPKEFGLKCEVLAKCEFFNPGGSIKDRIALRMVEDAERAGTLKPGDTLIVPTSGNTGIGLALIAAVKGYRCIITMPERMSMEKVDVLKALGAEIVRTPTSAAFDSPESHIATAWRLKNEIPNSHVFDQYRSASNPLAHYDTTAEEILEQCDGKLDMLVAGAGTGGTLTGLARKLKERCPNVKIVAVDPEGSILSGSEQKRKEKVVQEVEGIGQCFVPTALDISVVDIWHKTTDLETFTMARKLIREEGLLCGGSSGAAMAAVVKMAQQLKEGQRCVVIMVDSVRNYMSKFLSDKWMCEKGFLSLEAEVDSKPWWWNLPVQSLPLCAPLTVLPTVSCQKTTELLNEKAFDQAPVIDESGAILGMVTLRTILSSVSAGKVKPSDAVSKVLCKTFKQVHLTDNLGKLSRILETDNFVLVVHDHTQNCADGSAPQKQMVFGVVTAIDILNYITPREKQDGSSSLSDNVSL, encoded by the exons ATGTTATGTGAACATGGAGAAGTGGACTGTCTTAAGGTTCAGGATCAATCCTGCCCCGACAGTGGTGAAAAGAGTGAGAGTGAGCTGGAGAAGCAAGAAGTGACGGCTGATCAGATGAACTGGATTCGCCCTGATGTGCCAAGCAGATGTACGTGGAGGCTGGGTGCACCGATTTCAGAGTCACCTCATAGTCACCCAGAACA CACCAAGCCCCCGACCATCCTCCCCAACATCCTTTGGAAATTTGGACATACCCCTCTGGTCCGTTTGAACAAAATCCCAAAGGAGTTTGGGCTCAAGTGTGAAGTTT TGGCCAAATGTGAGTTCTTCAATCCTGGAGGAAGCATAAAAGACAGGATCGCACTGAGGATGGTGGAAGATGCTGAGAGAGCTGGGACCCTCAAACCAGGAGACACACTCATTGTTCCCACCTCTGGAAACACAG GTATTGGCCTCGCCCTCATAGCTGCAGTAAAAGGCTACCGCTGCATTATCACCATGCCTGAGAGGATGAGCATGGAAAAG GTGGACGTGCTGAAAGCTCTTGGTGCAGAAATAGTACGAACaccaacatctgcagcttttgattcACCAGAATCTCACATAGCTACAGCTTGGCGTCTAAAGAATGAGATCCCCAACTCACACGTCTTCGACCAATATCGTAGTGCCAGCAACCCCCTGGCTCACTATGACACCACTGCTGAGGAGATACTGGAGCAGTGTGATG GTAAACTGGACATGTTGGTAGCTGGAGCAGGCACAGGTGGTACACTCACAGGTCTTGCTCGGAAGTTAAAGGAGAGATGCCCCAATGTGAAG ATTGTTGCTGTGGACCCTGAAGGCTCCATTCTTTCGGGATCAGAACAGAAACGCAAAGAAAAGGTCGTGCAGGAAGTAGAGGGCATTGGACAATGTTTTGTTCCCACTGCGTTGGACATATCT GTTGTTGACATTTGGCATAAAACAACAGATTTGGAGACGTTCACTATGGCACGAAAGCTGATCAGAGAGGAGGGTCTTCTGTGTG GTGGCAGCTCTGGTGCTGCCATGGCAGCAGTGGTGAAAATGGCTCAGCAGCTTAAGGAGGGACAGCGCTGTGTGGTGATCATGGTCGACTCTGTCCGAAACTACAT GTCAAAGTTCCTGAGTGATAAGTGGATGTGTGAGAAGGGCTTCCTGAGTCTGGAGGCTGAGGTGGACTCCAAGCCCTG GTGGTGGAACCTGCCTGTCCAGAGTTTACCCCTGTGTGCCCCCCTCACTGTCTTACCCACTGTGTCCTGCCAGAAAACCACTGAGCTCCTGAATGAGAAAGCGTTTGACCAGGCCCCTGTCATTGATGAATCAGG TGCGATCCTGGGGATGGTGACTCTGAGAACcattctgtcctctgtgtcagCTGGGAAGGTCAAGCCCTCAGATGCTGTCAGCAAGGTGCTCTGCAAGACTTTCAAACAG GTGCACCTGACAGACAACCTGGGGAAGCTGTCCCGTATCCTCGAAACAGACAACTTTGTCCTGGTGGTCCATGATCACACCCAGA ATTGTGCTGATGGGTCAGCTCCACAGAAACAGATGGTGTTTGGTGTCGTGACAGCGATTGACATCCTCAACTATATCACCCCACGTGAGAAGCAGGATGGCTCCAGTTCACTGTCGGACAACGTGTCTCTGtga
- the LOC113123462 gene encoding cystathionine beta-synthase-like protein → MVTLRTILSSLSTGKVKPSDAVSKVLCKTFKQVHLTDNLGKLSRILETDNFVLVVHDHTQNCADGSAPQKQMVFGVVTAIDILNYITPAFRTILNNKPRMFVLLSPLLKITFLSLFLQHFYLRWLIE, encoded by the exons ATGGTGACTCTGAGAACCATTCTGTCCTCTCTGTCAACTGGGAAGGTCAAGCCCTCAGATGCTGTCAGCAAGGTGCTCTGCAAGACTTTCAAACAG GTGCACCTGACAGACAACCTGGGGAAGCTGTCCCGTATCCTCGAAACAGACAACTTTGTCCTGGTGGTCCATGATCACACCCAGA ATTGTGCTGATGGGTCAGCTCCACAGAAACAGATGGTGTTTGGTGTCGTGACAGCGATTGACATCCTCAACTATATCACCCCAGCGTTCAGGACAATTCTGAACAACAAACCCAGAATGTTTGTGCTTCTCTCCCCACTTCTGAAAATTACCTTCCTCTCATtatttttacaacatttttatttaagatGGCTGATTGAATGA
- the gabpa gene encoding GA-binding protein alpha chain gives MSKGESEEMIEIEIDEREKQACLEEGVEEQTITASDLIQQDIDINEPVGNLKKLLEPRIQIPLDAYDICLQDIQLHPDHSLFDQGVKTDGTVQLSLQIITKPGEEKLNILEIVKPVETVEVVIDPDAAGEEGTLVEEGQLIAVERSALSDETSEQVTRWAAALEGYRKEQVRLGIPYDPMLWTADQVIHWAVWVMKEFNIDEMEIGSIHIPGRELCTFSQEEFLQKVPNGEILWSHLELLRKYVLASQDQSGGDATVTIDQPVQIIPAQVSTPTAIKVLKQSRGPRTPRISGEERSSPGNRTGNNGQIQLWQFLLELLTDKDARDCISWVGEEGEFKLNQPELVAQKWGQRKNKPTMNYEKLSRALRYYYDGDMISKVQGKRFVYKFVCDLRTLIGYSAAELNNLVTECEQKKLARMQMHGITQPITTVTLATTTLDKDS, from the exons ATGTCTAAAGGTGAATCTGAAGAGATGATAGAGATTGAGATCGATGAACGGGAGAAGCAGGCATGCCTGGAGGAAGG GGTTGAGGAGCAGACGATCACTGCATCTGATTTGATTCAACAAGACATCGACATCAATGAGCCCGTTGGTAATTTGAAGAAGCTTTTGGAGCCTCGTATTCAAATTCCCCTGGATGCATATGACATCTGTTTGCAGGACATTCAG CTTCATCCTGATCACAGCCTCTTTGATCAGGGAGTGAAGACAGATGGCACAGTTCAGCTCAGCCTGCAGATTATAACCAAACCAG GTGAGGAGAAGTTGAATATTTTGGAAATTGTGAAGCCAGTAGAAACGGTCGAAGTGGTGATTGATCCAGATGCAGCAGGAGAGGAGGGCACACTGGTGGAGGAGGGTCAGCTCATTGCTGTTGAGCGATCTGCCCTTTCTGATGAAACGTCCGAGCAGGTTACACGCTGGGCAGCTGCACTTGAAGGCTACCGCAAAGAGCAGGTCCGCCTCGGCATACCCTATG ACCCCATGCTCTGGACAGCTGACCAGGTGATCCACTGGGCTGTGTGGGTGATGAAGGAGTTTAACATTGATGAAATGGAAATAGGCAGCATTCACATCCCAGGTCGTGAGCTTTGCACTTTCAGCCAGGAAGAGTTCCTTCAGAAGGTGCCCAATGGAGAGATACTCTGGAGTCATCTGGAACTCCTGCGCAAAT atgTGTTGGCCAGCCAGGACCAGTCTGGAGGAGACGCCACTGTCACTATTGATCAAC CTGTGCAGATAATCCCGGCTCAAGTCAGCACACCCACTGCCATCAAGGTACTAAAGCAGAGCCGTGGTCCCAGAACACCTCGTATTTCAGGAGAGGAGCGCAGCTCACCTGGCAACCGCACCG GTAACAATGGTCAGATCCAGTTGTGGCAGTTCCTGCTGGAGCTGCTAACAGACAAGGATGCAAGAGACTGCATCTCCTGGGTGGGCGAGGAGGGAGAGTTCAAACTCAACCAGCCTGAACTGGTGGCACAGAAATGGGGCCAACGCAAGAACAAGCCAACTATGAACTATGAGAAACTCAGCAGAGCCCTcag GTATTACTATGATGGAGACATGATCAGCAAGGTCCAGGGCAAGCGCTTTGTCTATAAGTTTGTGTGCGACCTGAGGACTCTGATTGGCTACAGTGCTGCTGAGCTCAACAACCTGGTGACCGAGTGTGAACAGAAGAAATTGGCTCGCATGCAGATGCACGGCATCACTCAGCCCATCACTACAGTAACCCTGGCCACCACAACACTAGACAAGGACAGCTGA